In Oncorhynchus masou masou isolate Uvic2021 chromosome 28, UVic_Omas_1.1, whole genome shotgun sequence, the DNA window gtgataggaagagagaaagagagaggacagtgtgtgataggaagagggagagagagagaggacagcgtgtgataggaagaggaagagagaaagagaggacagtgtgtgataggaagagggagagagagagaggacagcgtgtgataggaagagagaaagagagaggacagtgtgtgataggaagagagagaaagagaggacagtgtgtgtgataggaagagggagagagagagaggacagcgtgtgataggaagagagaaagagagaggacagtgtgtgataggaagagagagaaagagaggacagtgtgtgagtaCTATGAGGATAGTGAATGATTGGTTATATTTATGGCTGGGATGGTCATGGAATTTAAAACGATGGTAATTGGtcaacacagcccttatttttcGAGGGGTACGCACATCTCCTCcgctcctgactgcatgtgctgccaTAGAATTGGAATGGATAGAACTGGCATGCCCGTTCAAGTCAATGATGTTATAACGGGTGGACTGGCGGCCATCGCAAGTTTATCCATACTGTtgcaaagcaggaagtaaaacaTCTGCTAAAATATGTGCTGTGATTGTtgattcaactcaactgacatgataaaaaaaacattccattgcatgagccacatcagttatTACATCAGTTGATcaatgaacattctacattaccatggcaaTGTTTGCATTACcataccaggcagccattgcgagtgtacccatGGGTTTCCCAGTCAAATTCCCAGGGTTAGTGGTTCCAAGCCCGTTCTATTCATTCGATTTCTGTGTGTGCCGCTGCTgcattatgggggggggggggcattaccTAGACAACCAAAGACTCCATGGCTTGTTTCATCAAGGATCAAGTTTCATCACGTTATTATTAAGAGTCCATGTTATGGCCGAAACGGCCTCAACCGCACGAATGCCTGGCCATCCCGTCTTCAGTCATCTGTTCGTTCCCAAAAATGTTTTTATGACGGTCTTCGTCCATAACCATATGGTTAAACGGTTTATATGGTCATTGTGAAAGCCTTAGCTGTATGAGAATCACAGAGTGGTCAATCAGTTGGGTGTGTATGGGTAATGCAGTACTGATTCAACTGGGTGGACTTGGTGTGTTCAGCTGGGTCGTTAAGGTAAgggagttgttgtttttgtggttGCGGTGGTGTGCCGTGTCTCACCTCTTGCTGAACATCTGGAAACAGCAAGTCCCAGAAGCCACCAGGATGAGCAGTAGCAGAGGGATGGTGGGGATGATCACATAGACCAGAAACATCCCTGCaaaaggagggtagagacagcccctcagacagacaggctaTTTCATCAATTTACCCGTCTCATCAagacctgtctcaccctctggaGTTCTGCCATACACCTGTCTCACCTCCACTTGTCTCACCTGGTCCGGCTATAACTACGTGTGGGGCGCCATCCTCCTCACTGGGACCAGCCTGTTTAACCTCTATTGTCTGTGCCACCGTCACATctggaacagacagacactggatcGAACAGGGATATCCTACAGCAAACTGAGTCAGATCTACAGGAGAGGGGTTGCTGTTGCTGGGCTATGCCTCATTATGTGTTCCCTCACCTGGGTCACGAGCTCCAGGCCTGTCCCCCTGCTCCTTCACCAGATGGCTCTCTGGATCAAGATCAGAATCCGGGGGAAAAAAAATGGATTTAACAAAACCGATATGCATTTCTGTTCGTGTAAAGTTGTAGCAGGCTAAAAGCACAACAACAGAAACAGCTCTTAGAGGCAGACATAAGGAACACTCCCCAAGACACAACTCATCTGCCGTGACGTTGGCAtacctgtgtgatgctgtgtagttgtacctgtgtgatgctgtgtaGTCGTATCTGTGTAGTCGtacctgtgtgatgctgtgtaGTCATACCTTTGTAGTCATATCTGTGTGATGCTGTGTAGTTGTACCTGTGTAGTCGCATCTGTGTGATGCTGTGTAGTCGTACCTGTGTATTCGtacctgtgtgatgctgtgtagtcgtacctgtgtgatgctgtgttgtcatacctgtgtgatgctgtgtagtcgtacctgtgtgatgctgtgtagtcgtacctgtgtgatgctgtgtagttgtacctgtgtgatgctgtgttGTCGTACCTGTGTGATGATGTGTAGTCGtacctgtgtgatgctgtgtaGTCGTACCTGTGTAGTCGTACCTGTGTAGGCAtacctgtgtgatgctgtgtagtcgtacctgtgtgatgctgtgtagtcgtacctgtgtgatgctgtgttatcgtacctgtgtgatgctgtgttgtcgtacctgtgtgatgctgtgttatcgtacctgtgtgatgctgtgttgtcgtacctgtgtgatgctgtgtagtcatacctgtgtgatgctgtgtaGTCGTACCTGTGTAGTCATACCTGTGTGACGCTGTGTAGTCGTACCTGTGTAGTCATACCTGTGTGAtacctgtgtgatgctgtgtaGTACATGTGTGATGCTGGGTTGTCGTACCAGTGTGATGCTGTGTTGTCGtacctgtgtgatgctgtgttGTCGTACCTGTGTGTTGCTGTGTAGTCATACCTGTGATGCTGTGTAGTCGTACCTGTGTAGTCAtacctgtgtgatgctgtgttAGTCGTATGctgtgtagtctgtgtgtagTCGTATCTGTGTGATGCTGTGTAGTCGTATGTGTACCTGTGTGCTGTGTATGCTGTGTAGTCGTACCTGTGTGATGCTCTGTAGTCGtacctgtgtgatgctgtgttGTCATACCTGTGTGATGATGTGTAGTTGtacctgtgtgatgctgtgttGTCGTACCTGTGTGATGATGTGTAGTCGtacctgtgtgatgctgtgttgtcatacctgtgtgatgctgtgtaGTCGTACCGGTGTGATGCTGTGTAGTCATACCTGTGTAGTCAtacctgtgtgatgctgtgtagtcatacctgtgtgatgctgtgttatcgtacctgtgtgatgctgtgttGTCGTACCTGTGTAGTCAtacctgtgtgatgctgtgtagtcatacctgtgtgatgctgtgtaGTCGTACCTGTGTAGTCAtacctgtgtgatgctgtgttgtcgtacctgtgtgatgctgtgttATCGTACCTGTGTGATGCTGGGTTGTCGtacctgtgtgatgctgtgttgtcataactgtgtgatgctgtgttgtcgtacctgtgtgatgctgtgtagtcatacctgtgtgatgctgtgtaGTCATACCTGTGTAGTCGTACCTGTGTAGTCATACCTGTGTGACGCTGTGTTGTTGtacctgtgtgatgctgtgtagtcatacctgtgtgatgctgtgtagtcgtacctgtgtgatgctgtgttATCGTATCTGTGTGATGCTGTGTTGTCGtacctgtgtgatgctgtgttATCGTACATGTGTGATGCTGTGTTGTCGTACCCGTGTGATGCTGTGTTGTCGTACCTGTGTGATGCTATGTTGTTGtacctgtgtgatgctgtgtagtcatacctgtgtgatgctgtgtaGTCGTACCTGTGTAGTCGTACCTGTGTAGTCAtacctgtgtgatgctgtgtaGTCGTACCTGTGTAGTCGTACCTGTGTGATGCTATGTTGTCGtacctgtgtgatgctgtgtaGTTGTACCTGTGTAGTCATATCTGTGTGATGCTGTGTTGTCGTACCTGTGTAGTCATATCTGTGTGATGCTGTGTTGTCGtacctgtgtgatgctgtgttATCGTACATGTGTGATGCTGTGTTGTCGTACCTGTGTAGTCATATCTGTGTGATGCTGTGTTGTCGtacctgtgtgatgctgtgttATCGTACATGTGTGATGCTGTGTTGTCGtacctgtgtgatgctgtgtagtcatacctgtgtgatgctgtgtagtcgtacctgtgtgatgctgtgttgtcgtacctgtgtgatgctgtgtagtcatacctgtgtgatgctgtgtaGTCGTACCTGTGTAGTCGTACCTGTGTAGTCAtacctgtgtgatgctgtgtaGTCGTACCTGGTTCGTATTTGCAGATGAAGTTGTGCTTCATGTTGCACCTGTCGTCGTTCCACTGGTACATGTAGGCTCCGCCCAGCCCGTGGAGCGCTGTGGGCTGGTGGTACATCACTACACACGCCTCCCCTCCGCACGACGGCTCGTCAAAATACCACTTCCTGACACACACACGTAAAGATCTTCACACACATGCCTTCCACCACATAAGGGTTTGTCAAAGTCTCAGctcctttcacacacacacattgttttatttaactaggtccacacacacacacacacacacacacacacacacacacacacacacacacacacacacacacacacacacacacacacacacacacaaagttttatttaactaagaataaattcttatttacaatgacggcctactcagGCCGACGCAGGGCCAACTGTGCAACACCCTATGGGACccccaatcatggccagatgtgatacagcctggaatctaaccagggactgtaatgacgcctcttgcactgagaggCAGTGCCTTGAACCGCggagccactcaggagcccatgaaGTAGTAGTTTCCTGACCAGGAATCGAACCCAGAACGCGGCGgtgaatcctaaccactagacacacacacacacacacacacacacacacacccacacacacacctgaactgTGACACACTCCCATCAGTCCAGCGGTAGAGGTCGGGACAGGAGGTGAAGTGATCTTGttcctgtgtgttctctccatctgtccttgTCAGCCCGATCCAGAAATCGCCGTCTGCTATTCCTCCGTGACCGGTACCTGCTCcagtccctgtttctgtccccgCTGTTGAGGAGGTCCGAAGCTCCTGTAACAaatcatatatatatagtatgtacagtatattatactgCAACTACATGTAATAAATATATTACAATATTCATGATTGAAGTACTTTGCGGAGGTGTTTTTGGTGTCATTTgtactgtcaaacacacacacacacacacacacacacacacacacacacacacacacacacacacacacacacacacacacacacacacacacacacacacacacacacacacacacacacatacacacacacacacacacacacacacacacacacacacacacacacacacacacacacacacacacacacacacacacacacacacacacacacacacacacacacacacacacacacacactgacttgtAGCAGGTGCTCTATGTGTCTCTGCTCGGCAGCATTCTCTATGCTCAGCAGGGACCCGCCGTCCATCTCACATGCCTTTCTGGCCTCCCAGAATGCAACGCGGCTGGTCATGTCCCGGAAGTAGGCCATCTTGTAGCACGGATGCTCCGCCCCTCCCTGACACACCGTCTGACCTGTGGTGAGAAGGAGGTCATCCACCTGTCTATCTATTGATTATAAGTAGACGATTTTACACATATGGATTGATACATTATTCAATAGACAATTCTGTCAAATCTATATGTGGCAGTTTTATGCAATAATCTCTCGCGGACAGACTACGTAACATAAAATGCAGTCATTTccgtgagatttttggttctaaatTGCCAAGATTAGCCAGTAAAATAACCAATGCCATCCAGCACTGCTTCCACAACCATTTCAacatcctctttctccctctactgTTCCTGTGGACCCTGGCTGTGGGTTTGTTTACATCTATCTGACAAACCATCCATCAACCAATCAGTGATCAGTAAATTCACCAGACTACTGTATCTACACCCCGATCAGCCCCTCCTCCAGTCAATACATCCATCTACCAGCCAACAAATCAACCAACTCACCTATCAATCAAACATTTAACAAATCAATCAACGCACCTATCAACTCATCAATCAATCAGTTAATATCAgtgaatagtatacagtacatCAGGAGAATGACACCTCAGTGAATCTCTGTTCATCTTATGAAGTGGTCACTGTTTAAATCGAATGCAAACATCTCCACTGTGCCTATCAGTCGTAcaccaccctaacacacacaacccatcgACCCCCACTCACGACTAATGACTCTTGACTTCCAGCCAAAACGATGTGGTCATCGCATTCCCATCCTCTCTGTCCGTAGAATTTACAGTCCGACTTACCCAGAGCGGTCAATAACTTGTGTCAATCAGGACGTGCCTCCAGCTGACAGGAAGTAGTATAGCAGGGCTGCCAATCACACTGTAGGCCCCGTTCCAGAACAGCCTCGTTACacctcacaaacacacatctaTCTACTGGATGTATTTAAACTCAGAACTGACACTTTCAGGAAGCACATAGAGTACTGTAGTTTTACTGACACACCCACAAACGTACCGTTATGAaaataactactgttccctgaaggagggaacgaGGTATAACACACTATGGGTAGTCAACGGCCATTCATATACACGTGAAGAACATGCCCAATGGGCCAATGAATGCAGAGCCTGCCCTCAGACGTCCCGCCTTACTGGTTATAATACCGGGGCTCGCATTCATTTCCTCAGAAGATACCAAACTAGGAGGTCCGCGGCagcccaagcacacacacattcaccggATGAGCTTATAGAAGCCACATCTTTCACTAATACTTACCTGAACTGTCAGAGCCACATATAGGGAACCTGCTGCAACATGGTTAAACACAATGACACACAGCCGCTGCAGCCCGAGTCCATAGTCCCCACGGTTCCAAGAACAATTACTCACCATGTGAGCCTGAAACGTCAGAACTCAAAAAAAAGAACCCGCaagtccaaaacaacagaacacctGTCGCGACTTGTTGGTAAAGCACAAACATGCGCTGTGTAGTATCAACCAGAGTCTACGAACCACAGCAGCCAGAGATTCAAACTCACAGGGAACCTGCAGTAGCCTGTAAAGGGTGTACTCACGGGGAACGTGTAGTAACCTGTAAAGGGTGTACTCACAGggaacctgtagtaacctgtaaAGGGTGTACTCACGGGGAACGTGTAGTAACCTGTAAAGGGTGTACTCACAGggaacctgtagtaacctgtaaAGGGTGTACTCACGGGGAACGTGTAGTAACCTGTAAAGGGTGTACTCACGGGGAACCTGCAGTAACCTGTAAAGGGTGTACTCACAGGGAACGTGCAGTAACCTGTAAAGGGTGTACTCACGGggaacctgtagtaacctgtaaAGGGTGTACTCACAGGGAACGTGCAGTAACCTGTAAAGGGTGTACTCACGGggaacctgtagtaacctgtaaAGGGTGTACTCACAGGGAACGTGCAGTAACCTGTAAAGGGTGTACTCACGGGGAACCTGCAGTAACCTGTAAAGGGTGTACTCACAGGGAACCTGCAGTAACCTGTAAAGGGTGTACTCACAGGGAACGTGTAGTAACCTGTAAAGGGTGTACTCACAGggaacctgtagtaacctgtaaAGGGTGTACTCACAGGGAACCTGCAGTAACCTGTAAAGGGTGTACTCACAGGGAACGTGTAGTAACCTGTAAAGGGTGTACTCACGGGGAACGTGTAGTAACCTGTAAAGGGTGTACTCACGGGGAACGTGCAGTAACCTGTAAAGGGTGTACTCACGGGGAACGTGCAGTAACCTGTAAAGGGTGTACTCACAGGGAACCTGCAGTAACCTGTAAAGGGTGTACTCACGGGGAACGTGCAGTAACCTGTAAAGGGTGTACTCACGGggaacctgtagtaacctgtaaAGGGTGTACTCACAGggaacctgtagtaacctgtaaAGGGTGTCCTCACGGGGAACGTGTAGTAACCTGTAAAGGGTGTACTCACGGGGAACGTGTAGTAACCTGTAAAGGGTGTACTCACAGGGAACGTGCAGTAACCTGTAAAGGGTGTACTCACAGGGAACGTGCAGTAACCTGTAAAGGGTGTACTCACAGGGAACCTGCAGTAACCTGTAAGGGGTGTACTCACAGGGAACGTGTAGTAACCTGTAAAGGGTGTACTCACAGggaacctgtagtaacctgtaaAGGGTGTACTCACAGGGAACCTGCAGTAACCTGTAAAGGGTGTACTCACAGggaacctgtagtaacctgtaaAGGGTGTAGTCACGGGGAACCTGTAGTAACCTATAAAGGGTGTACTCACAGGGAACCTGCAGTAACCTGTAAAGGGTGTCCTCACGGggaacctgtagtaacctgtaaAGGGTGTAGTCACGGggaacctgtagtaacctgtaaAGGGTGTACTCACGGggaacctgtagtaacctgtaaAGGGTGTACTCACAGGGAACCTGCAGTAACCTGTAAAGGGTGTACTCACGGggaacctgtagtaacctgtaaAGGGTGTACTCACAGGGAACGTGCAGTAACCTGTAAAGGGTGTACTCACAGGGAACCTGCAGTAACCTGTAAAGGGTGTACTCACAGGGAACCTGCAGTAACCTGTAAAGGGTGTACTCACAGGGAACGTGTAGTAACCTGTAAAGGGTGTACTCACAGggaacctgtagtaacctgtaaAGGGTGTACTCACAGGGAACCTGCAGTAACCTGTAAAGGGTGTACTCACAGGGAACGTGTAGTAACCTGTAAAGGGTGTACTCACGGGGAACGTGTAGTAACCTGTAAAGGGTGTACTCACAGGGAACGTGCAGTAACCTGTAAAGGGTGTACTCACAGGGAACGTGCAGTAACCTGTAAAGGGTGTACTCACAGGGAACCTGCAGTAACCTGTAAAGGGTGTACTCACGGGGAACGTGCAGTAACCTGTAAAGGGTGTACTCACGGggaacctgtagtaacctgtaaAGGGTGTACTCACAGggaacctgtagtaacctgtaaAGGGTGTACTCACGGggaacctgtagtaacctgtaaAGGGTGTACTCACGGGGAACGTGTAGTAACCTGTAAAGGGTGTCCTCACAGggaacctgtagtaacctgtaaAGGGTGTACTCACAGGGAACCTGCAGTAGCCTGTAAAGGGTGTACTCACAGGGAACGTGTAGTAACCTGTAAAGGGTGTACTCACAGGGAACGTGTAGTAACCTGTAAAGGGTGTACTCACAGGGAACGTGTAGTAACCTGTAAAGGGTGTACTCACAGggaacctgtagtaacctgtaaAGGGTGTACTCACAGggaacctgtagtaacctgtaaAGGGTGTACTCACAGggaacctgtagtaacctgtaaAGGGTGTCCTCACGGGGAACGTGTAGTAACCTGTAAAATGTGTACTCACAGGGAAAATGCAGTAACCTGTAAAGGGTGTACTCACGGGGAACGTGTAGTAACCTGTAAAGGGTGTACTCACAGGGAAAATGCAGTAACCTGTAAAGGGTGTACTCACGGGGAACGTGTAGTAACCTGTAAAGGGTGTACTCACGGGGAACGTGTAGTAACCTGTAAAGGGTGTACTCACAGGGAACGTGCAGTAACCTGTAAAATGTGTACTCACAGggaacctgtagtaacctgtaaAGGGTGTACTCACGTGCTGACATGGCAGCCCAAGGCTCAATCCCACAGGGAACCATGGTAACCCTGATAAATGTGCACTCTGCACGCTGCCCACCATCAAGGCAGCCCAAGGCTCAATCCCACAGGGAACCATGGTAACCCTGATTAATGTGCACTCTGCACGCTGCCGACCATCAAGGCAGCCCATGGCTCAATCCCACAGGGGAACTGTTGTAACTCAAAACGCTGCCTAACATCGACCATGACGTCCCAAGTCCATAGATCCTACCGGTTTCAAAAaggctcacacagagacacaaggAGTCTGGAACTGCAAGTCCAAGTCCAAGGAACCACAAGTCCAAAACAACAGGTTATCTGCTGTGACTTGATCATGAATAATTGTGCACCACCTCATCGATAAATGTGTAACCTGCACACCGCCAGAAATCCACTCATGGACCCAGCCATAGGAACACTATGAGCCACTCATGGACCCAGCCATAGGAACACTATGAGCCACACTGTGATTTCAGCCTTTCAGGGGTCAAACCCACAGATTTCACATCAAACTCTCCGTGGTGCCAAGTGCAATAGATCCCGACGACCCTAAACTCTCCTGGGTGCCAAGTGCAATAGATCCCGACGACCCTAAACTCTCCTGGGTACCAAGTGCAATAGATCCCGACGACCATAAACTCTCCTGGGTACCAAGTGCAATAGATCCCGACGACCCTAAACTCTCCTGGGTACCAAGTGCAATAGATCCCGACGACCCTAAACTCTCCTGGGTACCAAGTGCAATAGATCCCGACGACCCTAAACTCTCCTGGGTACCAAGTGCAATAGATCCCGATGACCCTAAACTCTCCTGGGTACCAAGTGCAATAGATCCCGACAACCCTAAACTCTCCTGGGTACCAAGTGCAATAGAACCCGACGACCCTAAACTCTCCTGGGTACCAAGTGCAATAGATCCTGACGACCCTAAACTCTCCGCAGGTCCCTGCCTAACAGGCAGCTAGTCTTTATGACAGCAGTATACCACTCTGCATCCCACCACTGGCTTGCCTCTGAGGCtaggcagggttggtcctggtcggtccctggatgggagaccagatgctgctggaagtggtgttggagggccagtagtaGACACTCTtttgaaaaaataaatatgtCAATGCCCcatggcagtgattggggactttgccctgtgtagggtgctgtctttcggatgggatgttaaacgggtgtcctgactctgtggtcactaaagatcccatggcacttattgtaagagtaggggtgttaaccccggtgtcctggctaaattcccaatctgaccaTCATGGCCATCTAAtgatccccagtttacaattggttcattcatcctcctctcccttgtAACTATTCCACAGGTTGTTGGTGAGAATGTGATCTACATCAAttatacctggtaaaataaataacaatctCAGGGTAGTCTGGG includes these proteins:
- the LOC135518505 gene encoding chondrolectin-like is translated as MESSMTRAEQNIMTVLWGLMVMASSGQSARIVSGQTVCQGGAEHPCYKMAYFRDMTSRVAFWEARKACEMDGGSLLSIENAAEQRHIEHLLQELRTSSTAGTETGTGAGTGHGGIADGDFWIGLTRTDGENTQEQDHFTSCPDLYRWTDGSVSQFRKWYFDEPSCGGEACVVMYHQPTALHGLGGAYMYQWNDDRCNMKHNFICKYEPESHLVKEQGDRPGARDPDVTVAQTIEVKQAGPSEEDGAPHVVIAGPGMFLVYVIIPTIPLLLLILVASGTCCFQMFSKSKPGTKTSVNQSTLWISKTPKTDSMEV